From one Candidatus Paceibacterota bacterium genomic stretch:
- a CDS encoding twin-arginine translocation signal domain-containing protein, whose amino-acid sequence MNSNSPTLTATSRRKFLKTSGTMLAGAALAGAVARPGHAAENNTIKLALVGCGGRGTGAAAQALSTQGPTKLWAMADVFQHRLQSSLGNLKAKHGQQLDVPPERQFVGLDAFMKAIDSLDKGDVVLLATAPAFRPIHLEFAVRKGVHVFMEKSFAVDAPGIHRVLKAGEEAAQKNLKIAGGLMSRHSKPLEEAIQKVHDGLIGELVTCWAYRMHGPVGIGAREPGTKELAYQIANYSCFTWLNGTFLEDWLIHNIDVCCWAKNAWPVSVQGMGGRQVRKDADQLFDHYEAEYTFPDGTRFVAQGRHIANCYDFFGSILQGTKGSAILGEGQPKPRLFQGYRQTSDSLIWSYKGEPCDQYQREHDLLFDAIRNDKPYNESERCAKSCFTAIMGRMACESGKLITWDEAIGSKIELAPGLDNFTWDSNPPAMPDAKGHYPVAMPGQTPGV is encoded by the coding sequence ATGAATTCCAATTCCCCCACCCTGACGGCCACCTCCCGCCGGAAATTCCTCAAAACCTCCGGCACCATGCTGGCTGGCGCCGCCCTGGCCGGCGCCGTCGCCCGCCCAGGCCACGCCGCCGAGAACAACACCATTAAACTCGCCCTCGTCGGGTGCGGCGGACGCGGCACCGGCGCCGCCGCGCAGGCTCTTTCCACCCAAGGCCCCACCAAGCTCTGGGCCATGGCGGATGTCTTCCAGCATCGCCTCCAAAGCAGCCTGGGGAATCTGAAAGCCAAACACGGGCAACAGCTCGATGTGCCCCCGGAACGCCAGTTCGTCGGGCTGGACGCATTCATGAAGGCCATTGACTCTCTCGACAAGGGCGACGTCGTTCTGCTGGCCACCGCACCCGCCTTTCGACCCATCCACCTCGAATTCGCGGTGCGCAAAGGCGTGCATGTCTTCATGGAGAAGTCCTTTGCAGTAGATGCGCCCGGCATCCACCGCGTGCTGAAGGCCGGCGAGGAAGCCGCGCAGAAGAACCTCAAGATCGCCGGCGGCCTTATGAGCCGACACTCCAAACCTCTCGAAGAAGCTATCCAGAAGGTCCACGACGGTTTGATCGGCGAGCTGGTCACCTGCTGGGCCTACCGGATGCACGGCCCCGTCGGCATCGGCGCCCGGGAACCCGGCACGAAGGAGTTGGCCTACCAGATCGCCAACTACAGTTGCTTCACCTGGCTCAACGGCACTTTTCTCGAAGACTGGCTGATCCACAATATTGACGTGTGTTGCTGGGCCAAAAATGCGTGGCCCGTCTCCGTCCAGGGCATGGGCGGACGACAAGTCCGCAAGGATGCTGACCAGCTCTTCGACCACTACGAGGCGGAATACACATTCCCTGACGGCACACGATTCGTGGCGCAAGGACGGCACATTGCCAACTGTTATGATTTCTTCGGCAGCATCCTCCAAGGCACCAAGGGCAGCGCCATTCTCGGCGAAGGCCAGCCCAAACCGCGCCTTTTCCAGGGCTACCGCCAAACCTCCGATAGCCTCATCTGGAGCTACAAAGGGGAGCCGTGCGATCAGTATCAGCGCGAGCATGACCTGCTCTTCGATGCCATCCGCAACGACAAGCCTTACAACGAGAGCGAGCGCTGCGCCAAGTCGTGCTTCACCGCCATCATGGGCCGCATGGCCTGCGAATCCGGGAAGCTGATTACCTGGGACGAAGCCATCGGTTCCAAGATTGAACTGGCCCCCGGACTTGACAATTTCACCTGGGACTCCAACCCGCCGGCCATGCCCGATGCAAAGGGTCACTACCCTGTCGCCATGCCGGGCCAAACTCCGGGGGTCTGA
- a CDS encoding sulfide/dihydroorotate dehydrogenase-like FAD/NAD-binding protein — protein sequence MHSIVAKVQLSPNVTRLDVVAPRIAQIRQPGQFVIVHRAEGAERIPLTIADADPEAGTIALVIQAVGKSTRELVALEPGAAIADIAGPLGHPTELIAAGRALCVGGGVGTAVVHPIAQGLKRRGVGVLSIIGGRSKEWVIFEAELGRLGEVMVCTDDGSYGRRGFVTDAAKDVLAGGGIGVVYAVGPVPMMRAVVNLTRPLGVRTIVSLNPVMVDGTGMCGGCRVAVGGQTLFACVDGPEFDGHQVDFDLLMDRLSTYRDFEQRALAACADGACKIGLG from the coding sequence ATGCATAGTATTGTTGCCAAAGTCCAGCTGAGCCCCAATGTCACCCGGCTCGATGTCGTTGCTCCGCGGATTGCCCAGATCCGGCAGCCTGGCCAGTTCGTGATCGTGCACCGGGCCGAGGGAGCGGAACGCATCCCGCTTACCATCGCAGACGCGGACCCCGAGGCCGGGACGATTGCGCTGGTGATCCAGGCGGTGGGCAAGAGCACGCGAGAACTGGTGGCACTGGAGCCGGGCGCGGCCATTGCTGACATCGCCGGGCCGCTGGGTCATCCGACCGAGTTAATTGCCGCGGGCCGGGCTCTCTGTGTCGGAGGGGGCGTCGGCACGGCCGTGGTGCATCCCATTGCCCAGGGCTTGAAACGCCGGGGCGTGGGAGTGCTTAGTATCATCGGCGGGCGATCGAAGGAGTGGGTCATATTCGAGGCGGAGCTGGGGCGGTTAGGCGAAGTCATGGTCTGCACCGACGACGGCAGCTACGGGCGCCGCGGCTTCGTGACCGACGCCGCCAAAGACGTCCTGGCCGGGGGCGGCATTGGCGTTGTCTATGCGGTCGGCCCGGTGCCGATGATGCGCGCCGTGGTGAACCTGACCAGGCCGCTAGGCGTTCGCACTATCGTCTCACTCAACCCTGTGATGGTGGATGGCACCGGCATGTGCGGCGGCTGCCGGGTCGCGGTCGGCGGCCAGACCCTGTTTGCTTGTGTGGATGGTCCGGAGTTCGATGGGCACCAAGTTGACTTCGACCTGCTTATGGACCGTTTATCTACCTACCGTGACTTCGAACAACGCGCCCTTGCCGCTTGTGCTGACGGCGCCTGCAAGATTGGGCTGGGGTAG